One Triticum dicoccoides isolate Atlit2015 ecotype Zavitan chromosome 4B, WEW_v2.0, whole genome shotgun sequence genomic window carries:
- the LOC119291689 gene encoding uncharacterized protein LOC119291689 encodes MLLMAAPAAADQHQRRRRGRPPCADLLLNCDLPPPSKLFGPFPALHPQRERLESAGGTDEKGGGGGKDVLLQALRLSQSRAREAEEKLAAAAASSGGLAALLVRDSVALSAHRRWVMMLEAENSALRAGGGGGGAAGTEPDEEDGAGAAQHPVAAAWWVALAVCVGLALGNLLLSN; translated from the exons ATGCTGCTGatggccgcgcccgccgccgccgaccagcaCCAGAGGCGCCGCCGGGGACGGCCGCCGTGCGCCGATCTGCTCCTCAACTGCGACCTGCCCCCTCCCTCCAAGCTCTTCGGCCCGTTCCCGGCCCTGCACCCGCAGAG GGAAAGGCTGGAGAGCGCGGGCGGGACCGAcgagaagggcggcggcggcggcaaggacgTCCTGCTGCAGGCGCTGCGCCTGTCGCAGTCGCGGGcgcgggaggcggaggagaagctgGCCGCCGCGGCCGCCAGCAGCGGAGGCCTCGCGGCGCTGCTCGTGCGGGACTCCGTGGCGCTCTCGGCGCACCGCCGGTGGGTGATGATGCTGGAGGCCGAGAACTCCGCGCTCagggcaggaggaggaggaggaggagccgccggCACGGAGCCCGACGAGGAGGATGGCGCGGGGGCCGCCCAGCACCCGGTGGCCGCCGCGTGGTGGGTCGCGCTGGCGGTGTGCGTCGGCCTCGCGCTCGGCAACCTCCTGCTCTCAAACTGA
- the LOC119292868 gene encoding uncharacterized protein LOC119292868, translating into MHDEMGRELLLCVNDANVAPSHPPGGALSERTLRSTMEKFKKRFHKMAAMLSCHGAQSSDVYAPGSRAARANKRRYVQNEEDIEEEVNEEEPAHQEEPTHHDEHEYDATHQEDHEYDVDAPQPSQVTQPTQGNARSRKGKAIAKTPGQKGRKKIWSTQFHSPEYPHQFMPAGMQRYKSNIDVEAEEASEEEEHEASEEEEHTLADIVKRGRKK; encoded by the exons ATGCATGACGAAATG GGCAGAGAGTTGCTTCTGTGCGTCAACGATGCCAATGTTGCACCGAGTCATCCACCTGGTGGTGCATTATCTGAGAGGACTCTTAGGAGCACGATGGAG AAGTTCAAGAAGCGGTTCCATAAGATGGCAGCTATGCTTTCTTGCCATGGTGCTCAGTCCAGTGACGTGTATGCACCAGGTAGCCGCGCCGCCAGAGCTAATAAACGGCGTTATGTCCAGAACGAAGAGGACATAGAGGAGGAGGTCAATGAAGAGGAGCCAGCACATCAAGAGGAGCCAACACATCATGATGAGCATGAGTatgatgcaacacatcaagaggatcatgagtatgatgttgatgctccacaaccatcACAGGTTACACAACCGACACAAGGCAATGCCCGCTCTAGAAAAGGCAAAGCAATAGCTAAGACACCGGGCCAGAAAGGTAGAAAGAAGATATGGAgcactcaattccatagtccggagtatccTCATCAATTTATGCCTGCGGGAATGCAAAGATATAAGTCGAACATTGATGTAGAGGCAGAGGAGGCTAGCGAAGAGGAGGAGCATGAGGCTAGCGAAGAGGAGGAGCATACACTTGCAGATATCGTGAAGAGAGGAAGGAAGAAGTGA